From a single Bacteroidota bacterium genomic region:
- a CDS encoding radical SAM/SPASM domain-containing protein — MNIRFYDSLNYIKKYNSRRIWNLILVWTSFHLSKLFKKSLHLGMPVSASIEPTTSCNLRCPQCPSGLRSFSRPTGMLQMDMFRDTIDQLAPTLTYLILYFQGEPYLNPDFLGFVNYAHQKNIYTATSSNAHHISEKMAEETVKSGLDRLIISIDGVTQDTYKEYRVGGSLDKVLQSTQNLLQWKKKLKSKTPHIIWQFIVFKHNEHQIPAFKDLAKTYGVDDWAIKTAQVYDYENGNDLIPDDGRYSRYEEVHTNGFSLKNKMLDHCWRMWQGCVITWDGKVVPCCFDKDAEFRMGNLESQSFVKIWKGEAYKNFRSKILGGRKNISICQNCTEGTKVWD, encoded by the coding sequence GTGAATATAAGATTTTATGATAGCTTAAATTATATCAAGAAATATAATAGCCGTAGGATATGGAATCTTATACTAGTTTGGACAAGTTTTCATCTTTCTAAATTGTTCAAAAAATCTCTTCATTTGGGGATGCCAGTTAGTGCTTCCATCGAACCTACCACTTCTTGTAACTTGAGATGCCCTCAATGCCCTAGCGGTTTGCGTTCATTTTCTAGACCAACGGGTATGTTGCAAATGGATATGTTTCGAGATACCATTGATCAACTGGCACCTACACTTACTTACCTAATACTCTACTTTCAAGGTGAACCTTATTTGAATCCAGATTTTTTAGGTTTTGTAAATTACGCCCATCAGAAAAATATATATACAGCCACATCGTCCAATGCCCACCATATTTCGGAGAAGATGGCAGAAGAAACTGTAAAATCAGGCTTGGATCGGTTAATAATTTCGATTGATGGTGTCACTCAAGACACCTACAAAGAATATAGAGTAGGAGGTAGTTTGGACAAGGTATTACAGTCCACTCAAAACCTTTTGCAGTGGAAGAAAAAGTTAAAAAGTAAAACGCCACATATTATTTGGCAATTTATTGTTTTCAAACATAATGAACATCAGATTCCTGCATTTAAAGATTTGGCAAAAACTTATGGAGTTGATGACTGGGCAATTAAGACTGCACAAGTTTATGATTATGAAAACGGGAATGATTTGATACCAGACGATGGTCGTTATAGCCGCTATGAAGAGGTTCATACCAATGGTTTTTCCTTAAAAAATAAAATGTTGGATCATTGTTGGAGAATGTGGCAGGGCTGCGTTATTACTTGGGACGGTAAAGTAGTTCCCTGTTGCTTCGATAAAGATGCTGAGTTTAGGATGGGGAATTTAGAAAGTCAATCATTTGTAAAAATATGGAAAGGGGAGGCTTATAAAAATTTCAGGTCTAAAATCTTAGGAGGACGAAAAAATATTTCTATTTGCCAAAACTGTACCGAGGGTACCAAGGTGTGGGATTGA